A stretch of DNA from Trichomycterus rosablanca isolate fTriRos1 chromosome 1, fTriRos1.hap1, whole genome shotgun sequence:
aaacaattactgaatgcagaccatctctttctctgtacATTGTCACCCCCTGTACCTTATTATCAACCAACAGCAACCCCCAGtgatttttgggtggtggattcttctcagcactgcaaagaGACTAACATGGTAATCACATGGCTGAGTGTGTTCTTCTGGTACGAGTGTAGCAGGCACAGCAGTGTTATTGGGATTTTATATACTGGTTAAATGTCTATATAAAAGCTTATGAAGCTTAAAACATAACGAGTGAATGTAAATACCAGattggtgtacctaataaagtgctcagtgagtaaATATCAATACAAGTtcaggaaatttattatggtgttgtTATACAGTGAGTGTTTCTGTACCTGTTGAGTGGAGTCTGTGCGGCCACTGCAGCAGCTAGAGGGTAAAAttggtaaacctgaagcagaacagaaattaattttcaaaaatgaaacaaacacactacatacacacacaacataattCATCTGAGACTCTGAACATTAaattttaaacttgttttagtTCATGTCCACGTAAAAATGCATGGACCACAAAAATAACACATAGCAACAACTCAGGAACCCCTAAAGGTTCTTCATACTAGAGTCATTATTGATATTAATTATGGTACAATCTTATACAGAACCTATATACACATCAGTACAatatcatcactgttaccaccacatcaacattttcactgaattattttgtactttatgATGAAATGAAACTGTGTGAATGATGCAGGAAGTTCTTACCTTGTGTCTTACGGTAGATGATCACTGGTACAGCgatcaaacaaacacacaatactGTTATACCTACACCTATAATCCAGGGTAAATAAGGAGCTAAAGTAGGTTTAGTATAATTTCCCGTCTCATGATTTGGTTGATCTGAAATGTACAATCAGGAAGTAAAACAGACTGAAACAGTGCCGAGGAAAATCAGTAGCTTATTATTTCTTATACTTTTTACTGCTGATGTGTTCAGAGTGCAACATACTGAACATGAACTAAGCATGTAAATATACTAAATAATGTCTGCATTTAGTCAAAATATGATAAAACATGGAACTGATGCTTACATATTAAATTGAGAATGTCCTCACTGTTTGgagaatttccccactgtgggactaataaaggattatcttatcttatcttatcttaaaccAATctgattaattattaaatttattgaacaaaaaaaaaaaaaaaaggaatataaataaaatatataattattacatgAATGAGATTTCTTCGTGTAAcacttttacaatagacattgtcttaaagtaactacagaatccaggactgagAGGCCAAAACCCCCTGTTAAGCAGCCGAGGGCGGCAGGGGCAGGAAAACTCCTTTAAAATGACAGgaagaaccttgagaggaaccagactcagcaggaccccatcctccttggccacagtaaatatttataataataactgtaccAATTAAAAACtggatgtaaaatgtaattactgATAACATGTAACATCTAGCAAATAAAAAGCTTCACTTTAGTTTAATATTTACTCACCCTTAAAAGAACCTGCTCCATTTGTACTTGGTGTAGTTTGTTCTGTGGCTAAAAAGAGAAATATGTATTAATGTTCTAGCATTAACACCATTTGTTGCTCTCCACTCTCCACTTACTTTATCTACTGTACTTTATATTACAGTGAAAATTTGGAATTTAATGTTTGAGATTTTGGATTAGTTTAgtacaggcataacattatgaccagtgaCAGGTGAagaaaataacactgattatctctttatcacggcacctgttagtggtggggaatacacagagcatcacagttttaaCACTTCATTCTGCCATGTCTTGAAATTGGGTGAGTCTCCATCAAGCTGATGTGCACTTCTCCTTTTAAATCAATCTTATCTGTGTCTACACCAGTAGGACAGTCGCCCAGCCCCGCCCGCCCCCTGATGCAGACACATCTACCTGATTTGTTTAGTGGCTTTCATTTACACAGGAAATATGGCTCTGTTCCCATACTGTTATTCTCAGAATTGTTGATGACATCCTGGCAGTTTTCCCAGATCCTTAAGTTTGCCAAGATATGCAAAAGCAAATTAATGtataaaatttatatatactagctggacaaaagtatgtggacacctgacaatgagtTTGTTGAACGTTTCATTCCATATTCACACATTAATATGGAGTCCTAAAAGCTGACCTTCCCCCATTTGGATGCAATATGGTAAGGCTATTTTGGAAAGGCTTTTTActggtttaatttattttatataactgatttttatacctgttagcaatgagtgtagctaaaatacattttgtccagatacttttggccataaagatCTACATGTGTAATGCTCAGCAGCTTGTTTTAGCTACCAATGCAGATGAACTGCAGTTAATAATGAAGAACATCCTCTCTTCATGTGTTGGTGTAAGTGATGGTCACTGCTGAGTTCTGAGGACTGAAAAAGTGCAgcttgttgtgtttttacttcaacattcaTCCTACAAAGTCGTCTAGTGCTTTCTAATAAAGTGTAGATACATAACGGACTAGACGGAGCAAAGTGAGCAGCATAATGAAGAGCAACTTTAGCTAGAATTTATAATAGATGTTTTAACACGTATGGTAAGATTAGTAGTTTATCAAGAATTCATTATATTTAAGTTTAGTTCTAGTATTTATTCTGATCAGTTTCTCTGCCACTGGAAATTAAATACTTACCATTGACTGAGAGATGAACCATCTGGATCAAACGCAGTTTGCTAGAGTTAGGTCTCTCCAGTTGTTCCAGTATGTGACATTTATATTGACCAGCATCATTAACACTGACATTCTTCAACACCAGAGAACAGTTTCCTTTATTCAGCTCGTCCTCAGGAACGTCCACACGACCCTCATATCCTTTACCCTGATACCACTCATTACCCTCTCGCTCAAACACATAATTAATCTTGGAATCAATCTTCCACAGAACACATGGTGTTTGATCTGCTGTAGTACATTTACAGGGCAGGAGAGCTGTGGAACCTACAGTGGCGGTTACGTTAATCATCTTCAGCGGATCTACAGAGGAGAATTCtggagtaaaaataaataaaatctagaTGAATTAAAGCTGATATTCAATAAAATTCATATCAGAAAAATTCTGGTTGGTGTATTTTATAGAAACTGCTCACTCACCATTACAGCCAACAAAGAGCACAATGcagatgtacaggagaaacacCTGGATGTTCATGTCAGGAGGAGGAGAAGCAAATTTTCTGTAACAACCaataaattgtgtttatttatattgtatttcaCTCAGATCCAACAGGACGTGGCAACATGTTACATGTCTACATGCATTACAGCTGCCTcactagagaggattctaataagtcaatgactaaTAAGGCAgcttattcgaacgcactacttagatagcgattccgATGGGtttcgggtttcgcgtttagcatttagcatcttgccattaaaccCAATGGATTGAgatagcacagcacgctaacgttaAAATAACCTcacttcatgtaccgataacggttacatttcctgacaagcccgaacttgcaaataaaaacactcggtacaagtttatacaagttaaaaatcagtaatattttatttacgtttgataataactccattcgtttctccgccccgtcagccatgtttatttttctgtgagagtaGAGCGGCTGACTCGCAATGCATTATGGGATCGCCTtggtcactaaggcagcgtcgtatgcccactcgttcttgagccaaaataacattgaaataataagatgcctcagtagtgaggattttaaggcatctaggatttcgaacagcctccttctcgggagcgcagcacaggatgacgtaaaatgctgtctatgtagagagagagctagcgtttcgaacacaccctatgtgttGCTCCGTCTCCAcgtccagcacacacacacacacacacacacacacacacacacacacacacacacacacatctattcaTACAGCTGCTGCGGttgggaaattaaaaaaaaacaacctaaGTGAAAGTGAAAGCTCTCAGTtacaataaaagctgtttatctTTCTCACCTCAATTCATTTATTCTGCAGCAGAGCAACAGCAGCTATAAGTGCAGCTTCTCCACACAAACCTCCAGAAAAGATGGTGCAGGACCTAATGACTCCACTGCTGTATATCTGTATTATAGTTATAtcacatgctgtgtgtgtgggtgagtaaaCAGATTCTGCTGTAAAACACAGTTGTTCTTTTATAGTCTTATGCAAAACTTTGGACACcaaatttaagttttttttattattatttattttctcaaaattctccacaaatATTGAATTTACATATGGGATCTTCCTGCACATTCTAAtgcattatttgtatttatgtgCTGAATAAAACATAGTGGGGAAGATAACCTAGAATActaatttatattacatttgtatATTATGTTTGTAATATTCCCAGCTGCCTTGCCCATGTTGGCCAGCAGGGGCACTGACTGATTAAAAGTTCAGTATTTGGTAAACGCCACATGAAAAACATTCTGCGCCTAATAAAGTTTAATTCACTTGAATATTTAAGTTAATCATTTAATTATCTGCCTGTTTGTTTGGTGTTGTTTGTATCTCTCAATGGCCTGGCTGGCTTATCCCACAGACCTTTTTGTTAACGGTCTATTAATCTGGTTTCTGGGAATTTAGCTGGTAGTGTTGTGTGTTAATCAGCATGTTGATTTGTGGCTGTCGTGACCCGTGAGCAGCGTCTAGTGGTGGCATGGCAGTTTTCTTACCAGTGTTTTTACCAGCATTCCTACTTCCAGTGGTGATGTGGCACTCTTTTGTGTTTTATGCAGCTACTGGTGTATTGAGTTTCTCTTTGTTGGTTCTCTGTTTTGGCTTGGGTTGTTAAACactggtggatcgagtagctggcaACAAAGTGGCAACTATGTCTTCTGTATTTTCTAGTAATCAATTATTAGGCTTCTGTCTGGCTATTGTCTGTCTGTTCTTTGTTACTTAGTGATCACTGGGAGTTAAGTCATACTTCTGGAATTGCTTTCCTCGAATACATTACTGGCTGCGACTTATGGTCACttatcagtggctacgagctcaaccagaaattttttttgctaatggcattgaaaagttggtacaacgctgagAAGGTGACtatagaaaagtgatggaatttgtttgtaattaatagagttaaaaagtgcagaaacttattgaagaaccctcatattgcTCTTATTATCTCGGCCATTTATTATGTCAGTTATCACCCTCCCCCTGCCCTTTTTATTTTGTGGATCCAGAGTATTACCTGCAATTGGGTTCAACTCATTGACATTACAACTGGCACCTCTGTCTGAGGTGCCTGCCACCCTGTTacaattttaaatgcattaaccCTTGTATTATGTTacgggtcaatttgacccattTCAATTTTTGAGTTGACCAAAGTGCAGGTTATCCTTACTTTTtttccaagatattttatgagTTTTTCTCATCTAGGGTCATGAACTGCTGTGTAAAATCTGGACACTTTGATGTGTCGTGgagtgtctgcacagagtttgTATACAAAGATGATGTTGTGGGTCATTTTGACCCAGACAAAAACAAGCTGTTTAAATCCAAAATAAACATGTCTCtttgatattttttattttgactgCCTCTGAATAGCCATTCAgaaccaggtgtgtgtgtgtgtgtgtgtgtgtggaagaggGACTTAATCTCCTCTGTCATTGTCACTGTTTCCATGCCCTTTCTTTGAGAAATACACCAAAATGAGCTCCAAACAATTTACAGCTGAAGAAGTTTTATCGCAGCTTATGAACTGGGATAGTGATGTAGAGGAAGAGATTTCAGAGACGGAGGATCCTTCAGAGCCAGAGGACAATGCTATTGATGATCCAGATTGTCAATTTTCCCACAATGAGGAAGATTCAGAGGACGAGTCTGCCGGTGTCCCTTCATCAGATGAAAACCAAGACACGCAACAATCGTCATCCACAGAGGGGACATGGACATCTAAAGATGGTAAAATAAAATGGTCAACATCACCACACCAAAGCCGAGGCAGATTGTCATCTTCTAATGTCATCAAAATGACGCCTGGTCCGACAAGATTTGCTGTCACAAGAATTGATGATattgaatcagcatttcagctcTTCATATCCCCACCCATAGAGAAGATAATCCTCGACATGACCAACTTGGAGGGGAGGCGTGTCTTTCAAGAAAAATGGAAGCCACTGGATCCAACTGACTTGCATGCTTACATTGGAATTCTGGTATTAGCTGGAGTATACAGGTCAAAGGGTGAAGCAACTGCAAGTTTATGGAATGAAGAGAATGGAAGGCCAATATTCCGAGCAACAATGTCTTTGGAGATGTTTCACATGATCTCTCGTGTGATCCGATTTGACAATCGTGACACCAGAGCTGGTCGTCGCGAGAGAGACAAACTTGCAGCGATCAGAGATGTTTGGGATAAATGGGTCGAAATCCTGCCTTTATTGTATAATCCTGGCCCCCATGTTACTGTGGATGAGCGCCTCGTACCATTCAGAGGACGCTGTCCTTTCCGACAGTATATGCCAAACAAGCCTGCGAAATATGGCATTAAAATATGGGCAGCCTGTGATGCAAAATCCAGTTATGCATGGAACCTGCAAGTATATACTGGAAAGTCACCTGGAGGAGCACCTGAAAAGAATCAGGGAATGTGTGTGGTATTGGAGATGACTGAAGGGCTGCAAGGTCATAACATCACATGTGACAACTTCTTTACATCCTACCGTCTTGGAGATGAACTTCAGGAAAGAAAGCTGACTATGTTGGGAACAGTCAGAAAAAATAAGCCAGAACTTGCCAGTGAGATTCTGAAGATGCAAGGAAGACCTCTGCATTCCTCAAAATTTGTTTTCACAGAGAAAACAACACTTGTTTCTTACTGCCCAAAGAGAAACAAGAATGTTCTTGTGATGAGCACAATGCACAAAGATGCATCTCTGAGCACGAGAGAGGACATGAAGCCACAAATGATCCTGGATTACAACTCCACCAAAGGAGGAGTTGACAATCTTGACAAAGTCATAGCAACATATAGCTGCCAGCGCAAGACTGCCCGTTGGCCCTTGGTGGTTTTCTACAACATTGTGGACGTGTCTGCTTACAATGCCTATGTGCTGTGGATTGAGATCAACCAGCAGTGGAATGCCAGCAAACTGTACTGACGTCGACTTTTCCTGGAAGAACTAGGCAAAGCACTCGTCACTCCCAAGATCCAGAACCGGGCCAGGCCAGCTCGATCCCCAGCAGCTGCAGCTGTCATCGCAAAAGTCCAGGGCAGGGCATCTGACCAACCAACAATGGATCCTTTGGATATAGGTGCAAAGAAACGCAAAAGATGTCAAGTCTGTCCCTCCCGAGATGACAGTAAAACAAGTACCTGCTGTGTGAGGTGTAAGAAATACATCTGCAGAAAGCACACAGTCACATTCTGTCCATCATGTGGGGAACACTGAAAATGTTGAACATTGAAAACCCAAAAAAAGAGTTCGTGAAGAgggaaaaatttaaatcagttcTTTTCAGTTTGTGTCTTCTTAAATTGAAATTGAGTTATTTAATATAGAGTTGAAATTATATATCTCTTCTTCTCGTTTCTTCTAAATGtttgtataatttaaaataaagttcTTATTGCTTTAACTTCATTTTTGACTGTGTTGAGTGGATTTACACAATACGGGTAAAAATGACCCGCAACATaatcaatgtatttttttctcacCATAATACAAGGGTTAAACCACTTCAGCATGAATCCATGACTTTGCTCTTCTTATggttatgtacagtgtattcaGAATGTTTTAGACCCCTTGACTCTATTGTGTTGTGGACTTGATTCTGAATTGATATAATTGTCCAGTCaactcaaatgtatttatttatatagtaatggtctcaaagcaactttacagaatccaggaccaacaggccaaaaacccctgttgagcaagcttaTATCTGACCATCTGGACATTTTTCCCCAGTATAAGCTGCCAGTTTGAGTTTTCTCCCTGACCTTGTCAaacaccactgttccatgtactgtgCACCAACAGACATTTGTATGAACAAATGATCCTAAGCCTGGTTCAAAAGGGATTCAACTGTCTTGAGTTCACAGAGCCTCGTACACCAGAAGTTTCTGGGTGTTTCCTCCTTTATAttgcacacagacagacacaaatgTGGTCGTTATTAATGTATGCAAGTTAATACATTCGCTTATtcctttttatgttttaccataaccctatcctggtcagggtcgtggtgggtctggtttcctggAGTAACTGGGCAGTAACACAATccgaataaagcaataagccacgagaggccgtgcattactgtgattttagcacggggatgacgtttttggcacgacacgaagcggagtgcctaaaacttctttccccgtgccaGTAATGCACTGTCTccagtggcttattgcttttataaaacggtggtcaacataaaatataataaatacaacaatgtttaatttataaatgtatttattgtgtataaacttacaataaagcattcttccgcgacgcaaaatagttcgattaacagtgttgctaggcaacatgagggcgaaaataacattaacttttcctattcagtggcgtattaatatggaatgatgtgaggtggtcctaggtgtgagtttatcggggattttacaacggcttcgaacgcggctcagccaatcagattttaggaccggaactatccgttttataacagGAGGTTAATCTATCACTGCCATCTGCCTcccagtatataataataatacataatcaaaATGATAGTacagctggggattcaaaccctggatctcagcagtagtgtgctggtataatttactgctgcaccacccaagtgttCACATGCACACAACTTAACTTCATTTGGATCATTCTTGAAGCACAATTAACAAAAAGATTTGAGAACCAccagtttacacacacacacacacacacacacacacacacacacacacacacacacacacacacacaccgatagaAAGTTAGATGTTCACCCACCTTGTAATGGAGTTACAGTGAGATTCCACACTGGAGtcttattacagtaataaattCCAGAGTCTGATAGAATAAGATTCTTTATATGAAGTGATAAATCATCTAATAAACTGTATCTGTCGTATCTCTTGTGATAGGTGGTTTCTCCATCTCGAACACTGATGATCTCCATTCTTCCACTGTCTCCACCTTTACTCCAGGACACGTTCTCTTTAGCTTTACAGCTAAGGTTAATGTCACCCCCCACTGTGCCTCTCAGACTGAATACTCCTAAAAACAGAAGTAATAAAGAAACTTATCACACAAATTTTGcatatttgtttgttattgGTTTCCGATAATCAAACTAAATAATACAAGCTGAAGTCAACAACacaaaatgaacatttatttgGGGGAAAATCATCCAGCACTGACTGGTCCTGCGATTAAGGGATAAGTGTCCCAGCAATTCAATTAATGATAATGTGAATTAGCTGAAATGTTTTACCAAGCAGCACACACCATGTCTTCATCAGATGAAAGTCaggatataaatataaaaacaaaataaataatagtgttAAAACATCTGTGACCTCGGTGTTTTCTTTTGAACTAGAACtgctgctcttctgagaagcttctcatgagactttaaagtatgtctgtgggaagttgtgtccattcagttaaaagacgACATTATGCcagggaaggaccttccctaaactgtttctgcaaagttggaagcatgtataTTCCTtcatgtaattgatttattacacctccatatagtgtatattagcCCAGACAATGTTACAAAgtaatttgtgatttttttttgggactacagtgaaccacagtgagagccatgaCCCCCATTCATATAGTATATCATCTGTATTTAGTCTTATAGTttctatatttttgtgtttgtatactGGATTTATACTAGTGAGACCATCAGCCGGAATCAatttccttgtgtgtatccacatacttgtccaataaatctgattatgattcattcattcattcattcactctctGCTTTATCCTATATGCAGGTTCACTGTGAGTCCGATTCACTAAGCAAAAGGAAAGAAACTCCCTGAGCTGgttaccagttcatcacagggcaaacacacacacacacacacacacacacacacacacacactgtaggaggactgtaggaggaaacccacacagacaagaggagaacatgcaaactccacacataaaagacccaggaccttcttgctgtgaggcaacagtgctacccacagaaaAAGCCTTATTTCCCCCAGAAAATTTGGGGATGTGTTAAAAGACTTGTTACATCTGGTGTGAAGCTAATACAGCATTACTGAAGCATGAATTCTGCTCAGAATATCCAGTCATCTGTCCGTGATCTAAAGTGAGGTTGTGATATGCAACAAAACAATGATTTaatttttctgtttaattttaatagtttattaGGCAGTTATGCAGTATATGGTCATaattatatggacacctgaccatgagcttgtttgacatcccattGCAAgttatgcatttacattttcagcatttatctgacgcttttatccaaagcgacttacagtactgtgacatcatattgtctgagcaattgagggttaagggccttgctcaagggcccaacagtggcaacctagcagaggtggggcttgaaccagcgacctttcgattactagtccagtaccttaactgctaggcaaCAACTGTTCATGTTAATTTGCTCACTGTATTTACTGAAAAAGATTTTTTAagtgtgactgtgggaatttgtgtccatagAGTCATAAAAACTGGTGAAGAAAAGTGAAGAATCATGTACTCACCAGACTGAGCTGTGTGTATGGAGAGCAGAAAACAGATCAGAAGCTTCATTGTGTGATGTCCGTGTGAAACTGATGTTCGTGTGAAACTGATCGGAGGTATTTCAGGGTAAACCAACAAGAGGAAGTTCTGCACCCAGACCAACAGACTGACTGGTCATTTCCTGTTTAAGTTACAACATGGTTTACATCATCAGCAGTCTAAAGTTATGTATCAGGAGTCTCAGCTGTGGGTGTTTTCTTTACGCTTCACTCTGGGAAGCTTTGGCGACATCTGGTGAAGCTGAAGAAAACTGCTCAGCAAGTTGATCACCTTCATGGAGGTCCTCACCCCTG
This window harbors:
- the LOC134326045 gene encoding piggyBac transposable element-derived protein 4-like, producing MSLEMFHMISRVIRFDNRDTRAGRRERDKLAAIRDVWDKWVEILPLLYNPGPHVTVDERLVPFRGRCPFRQYMPNKPAKYGIKIWAACDAKSSYAWNLQVYTGKSPGGAPEKNQGMCVVLEMTEGLQELASEILKMQGRPLHSSKFVFTEKTTLVSYCPKRNKNVLVMSTMHKDASLSTREDMKPQMILDYNSTKGGVDNLDKVIATYSCQRKTARWPLVVFYNIVDVSAYNAYVLWIEINQQWNASKLY